A single genomic interval of Shewanella psychropiezotolerans harbors:
- a CDS encoding EAL domain-containing protein, which yields MDSEVIFSLVQNAALLLAMVFVYDAVPRKQQSEYFFIWRISLGAIIGGITITTMMTPWEYQSGIFFDTRSVILGISGLFFGGLPTFVAVCIAATYRLMEGGVAVWAGIGVIISSGLFGSLWRYKRKAVIAELNYKELYLFGFILHLISLSWMFVLPLEMAINILIQLSFSVLLIFPVATTLLGLLLSRRLEIERDAKIQLQDDFMFRSQFNIGNIGIGISTVDQHWVKVNPRVCQMLKYTEAELLTKTWVEMTHFEDLQTDLLQFERMLRGEIDEYEMDKRFVAKDGSIVYTHLTVACQRINDKVQLIISGLLDITSQKQAESAMRSSQEQLALVLSSSELGLWDWDIKTNGVDRNERCAELLGCSVDELKHNERLWINGIHPQDRVAVLHSIDAHLKGESVQHSIEYRLVSLSGETRWILDSGKVVSRDAKGVPLRMCGTHTDITDRKRVEESLKLAASVYNNSSEAMSVQDSQGKIITINSAFSEITGYREDEIIDQHIEILRCERTNKSQFEQMIFQIMETGKWQGELWLKHKNATEYIVWLTMNTIYDSRGEVYRRVALFSDITEKKQTEQIIWKQANYDPLTGLPNRRMLLEYLGTELLKSDRNNQHFALMFLDLDYFKEVNDTLGHDVGDQLLIETAKRLKSCIRESDVVARLGGDEFTIVLSAIENNKGVDRVAGNILSRLSEPFNLGNDTAYISGSIGITLYPDDASTIDSLLKHADQAMYAAKDLGRNRFHYFTASMQEEARYRMILIRDLRQAVNKKEFEIFYQPIIDLSTGEMHKAEALIRWHHPERGMVSPSEFIPVAEDTGLIIDIGNWVFSQAAKQSAHWRDKFGVEIQISINKSPIQFRDEGDSFEDWIVQLKDLNLASNSICVEITEGLLLDASMGVSEKLLAYRDAGIQVSLDDFGTGYSSLAYLKKFDIDYLKIDQSFTRNLESDTDDVTLCEAIIVMAHKLGMMVIAEGVETEYQKNLLAKAGCDYGQGYLFSRPIPAADFEQKYIRAIAEMGHEKVSS from the coding sequence ATCATAGGTGGGATCACCATCACGACTATGATGACGCCCTGGGAGTACCAGAGTGGCATATTTTTCGATACACGTTCGGTGATTTTAGGTATTTCGGGCCTGTTTTTTGGCGGTCTTCCTACTTTTGTCGCCGTCTGCATCGCTGCTACCTACCGGCTAATGGAGGGAGGCGTTGCAGTTTGGGCAGGGATAGGAGTGATTATTTCTTCGGGTCTGTTTGGCAGCTTATGGCGCTATAAGCGTAAGGCGGTGATCGCCGAGCTTAACTATAAAGAGCTTTATCTTTTTGGCTTTATTCTTCACCTGATCAGTTTAAGTTGGATGTTTGTGCTGCCCCTGGAGATGGCTATTAATATTCTGATACAGCTGAGCTTTTCTGTATTACTGATTTTCCCAGTGGCCACCACCTTACTTGGCTTACTCCTGTCCAGAAGACTGGAGATAGAACGCGATGCCAAGATACAGTTACAAGATGACTTTATGTTTCGCTCGCAGTTTAATATCGGCAATATCGGCATTGGCATCTCTACGGTGGATCAGCATTGGGTAAAAGTGAACCCTAGGGTCTGTCAGATGCTGAAATATACCGAGGCCGAGTTGTTAACAAAAACTTGGGTTGAGATGACACATTTTGAAGATCTTCAAACAGATTTACTTCAGTTTGAACGCATGTTGCGAGGTGAGATTGATGAGTATGAGATGGACAAACGTTTCGTCGCTAAAGATGGGAGCATAGTTTATACCCACTTGACCGTCGCTTGCCAAAGGATAAACGATAAGGTGCAGCTGATTATTTCAGGCTTGCTGGATATCACCTCCCAGAAACAAGCCGAATCGGCGATGCGTTCGAGCCAGGAGCAGCTTGCCTTAGTGCTTAGTAGCAGTGAGTTAGGCTTATGGGATTGGGATATAAAAACTAATGGAGTCGACCGGAATGAACGATGTGCGGAGCTATTAGGTTGCAGTGTCGATGAGCTTAAGCATAACGAGAGGTTGTGGATAAATGGCATACATCCACAGGATAGAGTGGCTGTGCTGCATTCTATAGACGCTCATTTAAAAGGGGAGAGTGTTCAGCATAGTATCGAGTATCGACTCGTGTCTCTTTCGGGAGAGACTCGTTGGATTTTAGACAGTGGTAAGGTCGTCAGCAGAGATGCCAAAGGTGTACCCCTGCGTATGTGTGGCACCCACACAGACATTACCGATAGAAAAAGGGTCGAGGAGTCGTTAAAGCTAGCGGCTTCTGTTTACAATAACTCCAGCGAAGCCATGAGTGTGCAAGACAGTCAGGGGAAAATCATCACCATCAACTCGGCTTTTTCTGAGATAACAGGTTATAGGGAAGATGAGATTATCGACCAACATATTGAAATTTTAAGATGTGAAAGGACCAATAAATCTCAGTTTGAGCAGATGATTTTTCAAATTATGGAGACTGGAAAGTGGCAAGGTGAGCTCTGGCTAAAACATAAGAATGCGACGGAATATATCGTCTGGTTAACGATGAATACCATCTATGACAGCCGAGGCGAAGTCTATCGACGTGTCGCGCTCTTCTCCGATATCACAGAAAAAAAACAGACCGAACAGATCATCTGGAAACAGGCGAATTATGATCCTCTGACGGGACTGCCCAATCGTCGCATGTTGCTGGAATATCTGGGTACTGAGTTGCTCAAATCTGATCGTAATAACCAACACTTTGCCTTGATGTTTTTAGATCTGGATTATTTCAAGGAGGTCAACGATACCTTAGGCCATGATGTGGGCGATCAGCTATTGATTGAAACGGCCAAGAGGCTGAAAAGCTGTATACGTGAATCCGATGTCGTGGCTAGGTTGGGAGGAGATGAATTTACGATCGTGCTTTCGGCCATAGAAAATAATAAAGGCGTCGATAGGGTGGCGGGTAATATTCTATCCCGTTTATCTGAACCCTTTAACCTGGGGAATGACACGGCCTATATTAGTGGGAGTATCGGTATTACACTCTATCCCGATGATGCTTCAACGATAGATAGCCTACTTAAACATGCCGATCAGGCTATGTATGCGGCTAAAGATCTGGGCAGAAATCGTTTTCATTACTTTACTGCTTCGATGCAGGAAGAAGCTCGTTATCGGATGATATTGATCCGTGATTTACGCCAGGCCGTGAATAAGAAAGAGTTTGAGATTTTTTATCAGCCCATTATTGATCTGTCTACCGGGGAGATGCATAAGGCCGAAGCCCTTATTCGTTGGCATCATCCTGAAAGAGGCATGGTGTCGCCCAGCGAGTTTATCCCTGTTGCCGAAGACACTGGCCTTATCATAGATATAGGTAATTGGGTGTTTTCCCAGGCGGCAAAACAGAGTGCACATTGGCGAGACAAGTTTGGCGTCGAGATCCAGATCAGTATCAATAAATCCCCAATACAGTTTAGAGACGAGGGGGACAGCTTCGAAGATTGGATTGTGCAACTAAAAGATCTAAATCTTGCTAGCAACAGTATCTGCGTCGAGATCACCGAAGGCCTGTTACTTGATGCGAGCATGGGAGTATCGGAGAAGTTATTAGCCTATCGCGATGCGGGGATACAAGTGTCGCTGGATGATTTTGGCACAGGGTATTCTTCATTGGCTTATTTGAAAAAATTTGATATTGATTATCTCAAAATTGATCAGTCCTTCACCCGTAATTTAGAATCTGATACCGATGATGTGACCCTGTGTGAGGCGATTATTGTTATGGCACATAAGCTAGGCATGATGGTCATAGCCGAAGGGGTCGAAACTGAGTACCAAAAAAATCTTTTAGCTAAGGCCGGGTGTGACTATGGTCAGGGCTACCTTTTTTCAAGACCCATTCCTGCAGCCGATTTTGAGCAGAAATATATACGGGCTATCGCAGAGATGGGACATGAAAAGGTATCGTCGTAG
- a CDS encoding DEAD/DEAH box helicase, which yields MKFDALDLNPLLIDAIDECGYQQLTQVQSEVIPVALSGVDLMACAETGTGKTASFALPLLERLLKEEYESPCLRGLILTPTRELAIQVAENITRYGQFTSLKTLAVYGGANMNPQRKALNAGVDILVATPGRLFDFVGQHGLNLSDVTSLIIDEADRMLDMGFVRDIERVKSLVASQHLTHFFSATYSDQVKLLAEKMLISPQWINVAQTRSAASVEQEVYLVDKRRKAELLSELIGRNNWQQVLVFATTKESAEHLKSELTLDGIKCGVFHGDRTQGARNRTLEEFKSGQLRVMVATDVAARGIDIQALPLVINLELPYGAEDYIHRIGRTGRAGLTGRAISFVCPSDEEMLDEIESLIELELPRIVLPGYELGAPLPARYRETQDVTTTKKKFERRKGKPANKHKGKPSSRADGAKSSYASRRTDKKR from the coding sequence ATGAAATTTGACGCCCTCGACTTGAACCCCTTATTGATCGATGCCATCGATGAATGTGGTTATCAGCAACTCACACAGGTTCAGTCAGAAGTCATACCGGTTGCCTTATCCGGGGTCGATCTTATGGCGTGCGCCGAAACGGGAACGGGCAAGACGGCCTCATTTGCCTTACCTTTATTAGAACGCTTACTCAAGGAAGAGTATGAGTCGCCTTGTCTTCGCGGCCTTATTCTGACGCCTACCCGAGAGTTGGCTATTCAAGTGGCCGAGAATATCACTCGCTATGGCCAGTTTACCTCTCTAAAGACATTAGCCGTCTATGGTGGGGCGAACATGAACCCTCAACGTAAGGCATTGAATGCCGGTGTCGATATTTTAGTGGCTACACCGGGTCGATTGTTCGATTTTGTCGGCCAGCATGGACTCAATTTATCTGACGTTACCAGCCTTATCATAGATGAAGCGGATAGAATGTTGGACATGGGTTTTGTCCGTGATATTGAGAGAGTTAAGTCTCTGGTTGCATCACAACATTTAACGCATTTTTTCTCGGCGACCTACAGTGACCAAGTGAAGCTATTAGCCGAGAAGATGTTGATCTCTCCCCAATGGATTAATGTCGCTCAGACTCGCTCTGCTGCGAGCGTCGAGCAGGAGGTCTACCTGGTCGATAAACGCCGTAAAGCTGAGCTGCTCTCTGAACTCATCGGGCGTAATAACTGGCAGCAGGTATTAGTCTTTGCCACAACCAAGGAGAGCGCCGAGCATCTTAAGAGTGAGCTAACCTTAGACGGCATCAAGTGTGGCGTGTTTCATGGCGATAGAACGCAAGGGGCGAGAAACCGTACCCTGGAAGAATTTAAGTCGGGTCAACTCAGGGTCATGGTGGCTACAGACGTAGCGGCGAGGGGGATAGATATCCAAGCCTTGCCTCTGGTGATAAACCTTGAGCTGCCATATGGGGCTGAGGATTATATTCATCGAATAGGTCGTACTGGCCGCGCTGGCTTAACCGGGAGGGCTATCTCTTTTGTCTGTCCGTCCGATGAGGAGATGCTCGATGAGATTGAGAGTCTGATTGAGCTTGAGTTGCCGCGCATCGTTCTGCCCGGGTATGAGCTTGGCGCGCCTCTGCCAGCTCGATATCGGGAGACTCAAGACGTGACGACAACTAAAAAGAAATTTGAGAGACGTAAAGGCAAGCCTGCCAATAAACATAAGGGCAAACCGTCGAGCCGAGCCGATGGTGCTAAGTCGAGCTATGCTAGCCGTCGAACGGATAAGAAGCGCTAA
- a CDS encoding putative porin, which produces MKHTTTALAILLSLSSMSAVAAQDNDFQHEAGLNYGTNSEEVGDGIWNAYYRYYFKGVDQSKSPYALNGFLAQESNIGANYSNFDTLDTDTIGVDGTFVFDSNWFVSANYQRFDIGSFDFNTYGAEVGYYFNDSSAVSAFYQDGDNNVEESYGLKLRSYIALQSTAGVDLQANWKHSDSDDMFNVSADWYVNNSWSVGAGYTNNDDDDAFDIRTAYWLRISDSFSANFAISKVLDSDVDGVGLGLGVVGRF; this is translated from the coding sequence ATGAAACACACGACTACGGCGCTAGCCATCCTACTTAGCCTTTCTAGTATGAGTGCCGTTGCTGCACAAGATAACGATTTTCAACATGAAGCCGGTCTTAATTACGGTACTAATTCTGAAGAAGTCGGTGATGGCATCTGGAATGCGTATTACCGTTACTATTTCAAAGGTGTTGACCAGAGCAAGAGCCCATATGCGTTAAATGGCTTCCTGGCTCAAGAGTCTAATATTGGCGCTAACTACAGTAACTTTGATACTCTGGATACGGATACTATTGGAGTCGATGGCACTTTCGTCTTCGATTCAAACTGGTTTGTATCGGCTAACTACCAAAGATTTGATATTGGCAGCTTTGATTTTAATACCTATGGCGCAGAAGTAGGTTATTACTTCAATGATTCTTCTGCTGTCTCTGCTTTCTATCAAGATGGTGACAACAATGTCGAAGAGAGCTACGGATTAAAGCTACGTAGCTATATCGCGCTTCAATCCACAGCGGGTGTCGATCTTCAGGCTAATTGGAAACATAGTGACTCAGATGACATGTTCAATGTCAGTGCAGATTGGTACGTGAATAACTCTTGGTCTGTAGGTGCTGGTTATACCAATAATGATGATGACGATGCTTTTGATATTCGTACTGCTTATTGGTTACGCATCTCTGATAGCTTCTCGGCTAACTTCGCAATATCTAAAGTGCTAGATTCAGATGTCGACGGTGTCGGTCTTGGCTTAGGTGTGGTTGGCCGCTTCTAA